One Malus domestica chromosome 11, GDT2T_hap1 genomic region harbors:
- the LOC103407488 gene encoding DNA-directed RNA polymerases II and V subunit 8A-like, with protein MVDRLFEDIFQILRLNPDGKKFDKVTRVEAKSETCEMFMHLDVNSEVYPMREGEKFSMALTSTINLDGTPDTGYFTQGNRKTLADEYEYVMQGKLFKISEGSKRDPKAEVNASFGGLLMMLKGEASQFKNFELDQRMFLLIRKL; from the exons ATGGTTGATCGTCTGTTCGAGGACATATTTCAGATTCTGCGATTGAACCCAGATGGCAAAAAGTTCGATAAAG TTACTCGAGTAGAAGCAAAGAGTGAGACTTGCGAGATGTTCATGCACCTGGATGTGAATTCAGAGGTGTATCCGATGAGGGAAGGTGAGAAATTCTCAATGGCTTTAACTTCCACAATCAATTTGGATGGAACTCCTGATACTGGCTATTTCACTCAG GGCAATCGCAAGACATTGGCTGACGAATATGAGTATGTCATGCAAGGGAAGCTTTTTAAGATTTCAGAGGGTTCAAAACGTGATCCAAAAGC GGAGGTAAATGCTTCATTTGGTGGGCTTTTGATGATGCTGAAGGGGGAAGCCTCACAATTCAAGAACTTTGAACTTGACCAGAGGATGTTTCTCCTCATAAGGAAGCTATGA